Proteins from one Prevotella sp. E2-28 genomic window:
- a CDS encoding DUF4924 family protein — MFVAQELRKKNIAEYLLYMWQVEDTIRAFGCSLARIRREYIDRFDYNEEQKDEEADWFGNLIKMMNEEGCREQGHLQINKVTLQLLTELHQQLLSSSKFPFYNAEYYKVLPFIVELRNRGANKEEGEIETCLNLLYGVMMLRLQKKEITTSTEHALKEVSTFIGMLSDYYKKDKEEPLEF, encoded by the coding sequence ATGTTTGTAGCACAGGAATTACGTAAAAAGAATATTGCGGAATACCTGCTCTATATGTGGCAGGTAGAGGACACCATACGTGCTTTCGGCTGTTCGCTGGCACGTATTCGTCGTGAGTATATCGACCGTTTCGATTATAACGAGGAGCAGAAAGACGAGGAGGCCGACTGGTTTGGCAACCTCATTAAGATGATGAACGAGGAGGGCTGTCGTGAGCAGGGCCACCTACAGATTAATAAGGTGACACTGCAGTTGCTCACCGAGCTTCATCAGCAGTTGCTATCCTCATCTAAATTTCCCTTCTATAATGCCGAGTATTACAAGGTGCTGCCCTTTATCGTGGAACTGCGCAACCGTGGTGCCAATAAGGAAGAGGGCGAGATAGAGACTTGCCTGAACCTGCTCTATGGCGTTATGATGCTGCGCTTGCAGAAGAAGGAGATTACCACCAGCACCGAGCACGCCCTGAAGGAGGTTTCAACCTTTATCGGTATGCTCAGCGATTATTATAAGAAGGATAAAGAAGAACCCTTAGAGTTCTAA
- a CDS encoding ribose-phosphate pyrophosphokinase yields MTTQDSYMVFSGTATRYLAEKICQSLGCPLGKLQITKFSDGEFAVSYEESIRGRDIFLVQSTFPNSDNLMELLLMIDAAKRASARTINAVIPYFGWARQDRKDKPRVSIGAKLIADLLSVAGVNRVITMDLHADQIQGFFNVPVDHLYASGVILPYLQSLQLDDLVIASPDVGGSKRANTYAKYLGCPLVLCNKTRARANVVATMQIIGDVEGKNVVIIDDMVDTAGTITKAADLMMAAGAKSVRACASHCVMSGPASDRVQESALEEIVFTDSIPYTQRCAKVKQISVADMFAETIRRVIENESISDQYLV; encoded by the coding sequence ATGACAACACAAGATTCTTACATGGTGTTCTCTGGTACAGCAACCAGATACCTGGCTGAGAAAATCTGCCAAAGTCTGGGGTGCCCCCTTGGTAAATTGCAAATCACGAAATTCTCTGACGGAGAATTTGCTGTGTCTTATGAGGAATCTATTCGTGGACGAGACATCTTCCTCGTACAGAGCACATTCCCTAATAGTGACAATCTGATGGAGCTGCTCCTGATGATTGATGCTGCCAAGCGCGCTTCTGCTCGTACCATTAACGCTGTAATTCCCTATTTCGGTTGGGCACGTCAAGACCGTAAGGACAAACCCCGCGTTAGCATCGGCGCCAAACTGATTGCCGATTTGCTGAGCGTAGCTGGTGTTAATCGTGTTATTACGATGGATTTACATGCTGATCAGATTCAGGGATTCTTTAATGTACCTGTAGATCATCTCTATGCTTCAGGCGTTATCCTACCCTATCTGCAGAGTCTGCAACTTGACGATTTGGTGATTGCTTCTCCTGACGTAGGTGGTTCTAAGCGTGCCAACACTTATGCTAAGTATCTGGGTTGTCCGCTAGTACTTTGCAACAAGACCCGCGCACGTGCCAATGTCGTTGCTACAATGCAGATTATTGGTGATGTCGAAGGAAAGAACGTAGTCATTATTGATGATATGGTAGATACCGCAGGCACTATCACCAAAGCAGCCGACTTGATGATGGCGGCAGGTGCGAAGAGTGTACGTGCATGTGCATCTCACTGTGTGATGAGTGGTCCTGCTAGTGACCGTGTACAGGAATCTGCTCTTGAAGAGATTGTTTTCACAGACTCTATTCCTTATACTCAACGTTGTGCCAAGGTTAAGCAGATCAGTGTTGCTGATATGTTTGCTGAGACTATCCGTCGTGTCATTGAGAACGAGAGTATCAGTGACCAGTATTTAGTATAG
- a CDS encoding thiamine phosphate synthase: protein MKLIILTKATFFVEEDKILTTLFEEGMDNLHLYKPGSEPVYSERLLTLLPEDYYRKISVHDHFYLREEFGLKGIHLNTADAELPYGYKGHFSCTCHKISELHDAKKKADYVFLKTIFDSQSNPNDKQTLTEEELREASKKGLIDKHVYAMGGINLDNIRQMRDLGFGGVVICGDLWNRFNIHQEQDYKDLISHFQKLQKAAN from the coding sequence ATGAAACTTATCATCCTGACAAAGGCCACGTTTTTCGTGGAGGAAGACAAAATCCTGACCACTCTTTTCGAAGAAGGGATGGACAATCTGCACTTATACAAACCAGGTTCGGAACCAGTGTATTCCGAACGATTACTCACCCTCCTTCCTGAGGATTACTACAGGAAAATATCTGTTCACGACCATTTTTATCTACGTGAAGAGTTTGGTTTAAAAGGCATTCATCTTAATACGGCTGATGCGGAGTTGCCCTATGGATATAAAGGACACTTCAGTTGTACTTGTCATAAAATCAGTGAGCTGCATGACGCCAAGAAAAAGGCTGATTATGTGTTTCTGAAAACGATCTTTGATAGTCAGAGTAATCCTAATGACAAGCAAACACTGACTGAGGAAGAATTACGTGAAGCCAGTAAGAAAGGACTCATAGATAAACACGTTTACGCTATGGGTGGTATTAATCTAGACAATATCAGGCAAATGCGTGATCTGGGCTTTGGTGGCGTAGTCATCTGTGGTGATCTTTGGAATCGTTTTAATATTCATCAGGAACAAGACTACAAAGATTTGATTTCGCATTTCCAGAAATTGCAAAAAGCAGCCAATTAA
- a CDS encoding xanthan lyase — translation MCRFTNLFMSLLLLTVSQSLSAQAIWGNIDYKGEPWVKNTSRPYSIEQGLAGRHISIWASHGRYFDNHEGRWRWQRPPLYGTTEDLFTQTIVVPYLIPMLENAGATVFTPRERDWQRNEVIVDNDNMPSLVNYQEHSLRYEWETAPSQGFAYHKGNYKDKDNPFMAGTARMAESTHSTSRLSTVTYQPDIPEDGRYAVYVSYQTVENSIDDAHYTVYHKGQKTEFAVNQQMGGFTWVYLGTFDFDKGCSEKNKVVVSNLSKHKGIVTTDAVRFGGGMGNVERGGETSGLPRCLEGARYYAQWAGMPYEIYSCKNGVDDYGDDLNARSLMTNLLCGGSVFAPDSVGRHVPIELSLAVHSDAGYTETGEGVYGSLSICTTQNGDKQLAAGLSREVSRELATALLDNVTTDLTYNYGEWTKRQVRDRNYNETRVPVVPSSILETLSHQNFGDMRYGLDPNFRFTLARSIYKTLLRYMTKGHHQDCVVQPLTPNRFHVELTGEHNEACLSWQGIIDGQEPTSKPTGYVLYIAQDDAGFDNGTLLRGTSCKLKLRPYVLYRFRVTAINEGGESFPTEELVALYNPNSVRTVMIINGFNRLSSPAISKVGQGFDLNEDIGVSYGRTAGWLGVQRIFDVKKIGVEDSTGLGYTTPDLQGMFIAGNDFNYVTTHANAIKTAGEYNIVSSSSVAIENGDCDLNRYDIIDLILGLEKNDGHSLVPYKSFHQSMQERLRDYTAYGGNLFVSGAYVGSDMTSTEDQAFLSEVLNVNYEGTNNELSENVNGLGVDFKFYRQLNETHYAAMQSDVLSASTMNAFPTMVYNNNTCAAVAYQGNDYRAFTMGFPFECIKDKKQQELIMRGILKFLINR, via the coding sequence ATGTGTAGATTTACGAATCTCTTCATGAGCTTATTGTTGCTGACAGTCTCCCAGAGTCTGTCAGCACAGGCTATATGGGGGAATATAGATTATAAAGGAGAGCCTTGGGTCAAGAATACCTCGCGCCCCTACTCTATTGAACAGGGACTGGCGGGAAGGCATATCTCCATCTGGGCTAGTCACGGGCGCTATTTCGATAATCACGAAGGGCGCTGGCGCTGGCAACGTCCACCTTTGTATGGAACGACGGAAGATCTCTTTACACAAACCATTGTGGTGCCATACCTTATACCGATGCTGGAAAACGCAGGCGCCACAGTATTCACACCGCGTGAACGCGACTGGCAGCGTAATGAGGTTATCGTAGATAATGACAACATGCCTTCACTTGTGAATTACCAGGAGCACAGTCTGAGATATGAATGGGAAACAGCTCCAAGTCAGGGCTTTGCCTATCACAAAGGTAATTACAAAGACAAGGACAACCCGTTTATGGCTGGTACGGCTCGTATGGCTGAGAGCACGCATAGCACATCAAGACTGAGCACCGTGACCTATCAGCCGGATATCCCTGAGGATGGTCGCTATGCGGTGTATGTGAGTTACCAGACGGTAGAGAACAGCATTGACGATGCTCATTATACCGTATATCACAAAGGGCAGAAGACTGAGTTTGCCGTGAACCAGCAGATGGGCGGTTTTACTTGGGTCTATCTGGGAACCTTTGATTTTGACAAGGGATGCAGTGAGAAGAACAAGGTCGTCGTGTCAAACCTCAGTAAACACAAGGGTATAGTAACTACTGATGCAGTGCGCTTTGGTGGAGGTATGGGAAATGTGGAGCGTGGCGGAGAGACGAGTGGCTTGCCCCGCTGCCTGGAGGGTGCACGCTATTATGCCCAGTGGGCAGGAATGCCGTATGAGATATATAGCTGCAAGAACGGCGTAGATGATTACGGTGACGATTTGAACGCACGCTCACTGATGACTAACCTGCTTTGTGGCGGTTCTGTATTTGCTCCTGACTCCGTAGGTCGCCATGTGCCCATAGAGTTGTCACTGGCTGTTCACAGCGATGCAGGTTACACCGAGACGGGTGAAGGTGTGTACGGATCTCTTTCTATCTGTACAACACAGAATGGTGATAAGCAACTGGCTGCCGGTCTGAGCAGAGAGGTGTCGCGTGAATTGGCAACGGCCTTGCTGGATAATGTGACCACAGACCTGACATATAATTATGGTGAATGGACCAAGAGACAGGTTAGAGATCGTAACTACAACGAGACACGTGTGCCAGTAGTGCCAAGTTCTATCTTGGAGACCTTGTCGCATCAGAATTTCGGGGATATGCGTTACGGACTGGACCCAAACTTCCGCTTTACGCTGGCACGCTCTATTTATAAGACACTGTTGCGCTACATGACGAAGGGCCATCATCAGGACTGTGTGGTGCAACCGCTGACTCCTAACCGCTTTCATGTGGAGTTGACAGGAGAGCATAATGAGGCGTGCCTTAGTTGGCAGGGTATCATAGACGGACAAGAGCCTACATCAAAGCCTACAGGTTATGTCCTTTATATTGCTCAAGATGATGCCGGTTTTGATAACGGCACATTACTGCGCGGCACCTCGTGCAAATTGAAGTTGAGACCTTATGTGTTGTATCGCTTTCGCGTGACAGCCATTAATGAGGGTGGAGAAAGTTTCCCGACGGAGGAACTGGTGGCACTCTATAATCCTAATTCAGTAAGAACGGTGATGATTATCAACGGATTTAACCGTCTGTCGTCACCTGCTATCAGCAAGGTGGGACAAGGATTCGACCTGAATGAGGATATTGGTGTGTCGTACGGAAGAACGGCAGGATGGCTGGGCGTTCAGCGTATTTTTGACGTCAAGAAGATTGGCGTGGAGGATTCCACTGGATTAGGATATACCACGCCAGATTTGCAGGGTATGTTTATCGCAGGAAATGACTTTAACTATGTGACTACCCATGCTAATGCTATTAAGACTGCGGGCGAATATAATATTGTGAGCAGTTCATCGGTGGCGATAGAAAACGGTGACTGCGACCTGAACAGGTACGATATCATTGACCTGATATTGGGACTGGAAAAGAATGACGGACATAGTCTGGTACCATATAAGAGTTTTCATCAGTCTATGCAAGAACGTCTGAGAGACTATACGGCCTACGGTGGAAACCTATTTGTGAGTGGTGCCTATGTGGGCTCTGATATGACTTCGACGGAAGACCAAGCATTCCTTTCGGAAGTGCTGAACGTGAATTATGAGGGCACTAACAATGAGTTGAGTGAGAACGTGAACGGACTAGGCGTGGACTTCAAATTCTATCGTCAGTTGAACGAGACGCATTATGCCGCCATGCAAAGTGATGTCCTATCAGCCTCTACTATGAATGCCTTCCCAACGATGGTATATAACAATAATACCTGTGCTGCTGTGGCTTATCAAGGTAATGACTACCGAGCCTTTACGATGGGATTCCCATTCGAGTGTATTAAAGATAAGAAACAGCAGGAACTGATTATGCGAGGAATACTTAAATTTTTAATTAACAGATAA
- a CDS encoding ROK family protein, which translates to MEQQGIKPYVIGLDLGGTNSVFGIVDARGEIKATTAIKTGGHATAESYVDACVAALQPIIEQVGGISKIKAMGIGAPNANYYKGTIEFAPNLPWAHDCIVPLAKMFSDRLEGIPVGLTNDANAAAVGEMVYGAARGMKDFIVITLGTGVGSGIVANGQLLYGHDGFAGELGHVTMVRGAEGRPCGCGRTGCLEAYCSATGVARTARELLQTTTRPSLLRNMNAEEITSLDVSIAAEKGDKLALEIYEFTGKMLGEACADFAAFSSPEAFIFFGGMTKAGELIMKPIREAYDAHVMKPFRGKAQFLISALDGASAAVLGASAIGWEIK; encoded by the coding sequence ATGGAACAACAAGGAATAAAGCCCTATGTAATAGGTCTTGACCTGGGAGGTACAAACTCCGTTTTCGGAATCGTTGATGCACGTGGAGAAATCAAGGCTACCACAGCTATCAAAACTGGCGGTCACGCCACAGCAGAATCCTATGTGGATGCTTGCGTGGCAGCTCTGCAGCCCATCATTGAACAGGTGGGTGGCATCAGCAAAATCAAGGCTATGGGTATAGGTGCTCCTAACGCTAATTATTATAAAGGAACCATTGAATTTGCTCCCAATCTGCCTTGGGCACATGACTGCATCGTGCCACTGGCAAAGATGTTCTCTGACCGACTGGAGGGAATCCCCGTAGGTCTGACAAATGATGCTAACGCTGCTGCCGTAGGTGAAATGGTATATGGTGCTGCACGTGGCATGAAGGACTTTATCGTTATTACACTGGGTACTGGTGTAGGTTCGGGTATCGTGGCTAACGGACAGCTGCTTTACGGACATGACGGTTTTGCAGGAGAGCTGGGACACGTCACGATGGTACGTGGTGCTGAGGGTCGTCCCTGCGGATGCGGTCGTACGGGTTGTTTGGAAGCCTACTGTTCTGCTACGGGCGTGGCACGCACAGCTCGCGAACTGCTTCAGACTACCACACGTCCGTCACTGCTTCGTAACATGAATGCCGAAGAAATCACCTCACTGGATGTTAGTATCGCTGCAGAAAAGGGCGATAAACTGGCACTGGAAATCTATGAGTTCACCGGAAAGATGCTGGGCGAGGCTTGTGCAGACTTCGCAGCTTTCTCATCGCCTGAGGCATTTATCTTCTTCGGTGGTATGACGAAGGCAGGCGAACTGATTATGAAGCCTATTCGCGAGGCTTATGATGCTCATGTGATGAAACCATTCCGCGGTAAGGCGCAGTTCCTGATTAGTGCCCTTGACGGTGCTTCAGCTGCTGTACTGGGTGCTTCTGCTATTGGATGGGAAATCAAGTAG
- a CDS encoding YgiQ family radical SAM protein, giving the protein MEYRLTDFLPTTKKELELRGWDYVDVILFSGDAYVDHPSFGAAVIGRTLEAAGFRVAIVPQPDWHGDYRDFKKLGRPRLFFGIAPGCMDSMVNKYTAARRLRSEDAYSPDGRHDMRPEYPTIVYAKILKELYPDVPVVLGGIEASLRRLSHYDYWSDSLKKCLLCYSPADMITYGMGEKVTIELARRLAAGENIRDIRDLPQTVYLSRKEDILGGITDRDIVLHSHEECLKNKKAQAENFKNVEEQSNMMHAQRLLQGVDGRYVVINPPYPPMTTEELDASFDLPYTRQPHPKYKGKRIPAYDMIKFSVNIHRGCFGGCAFCTISAHQGKFITCRSKESILREVKQVIQMPDFKGNLSDLGGPSANMYGMSGRNKNACEKCRRPSCVHPQICPNLNTDHSKLLDIYRSVDALPGIKHSYIGSGVRYDLLLYKSKDEASNKAAMEYTRELITRHVSGRLKVAPEHTSDRVLYLMRKPSFQQFYEFKRIFDRINREEGLRQQIIPYFISSHPGCQEEDMAELAVITKGLDFHLEQVQDFTPTPLTNATETWYTGYDPYTLQPVFSAKTPKDKLAQRQFFFWYKPEERRGIEQSLRRIGRSDLIAKLYSGMPPSQGNNYRPYSDKRPYGEQRASASNKPKSYNPNFNNDNSRAKHHSERPQEEKRGRNRRH; this is encoded by the coding sequence ATGGAGTATCGGCTGACTGATTTTCTACCGACTACCAAAAAAGAACTGGAACTGCGAGGATGGGATTACGTAGATGTGATTCTGTTCTCGGGTGATGCTTATGTAGATCACCCATCTTTTGGTGCCGCCGTTATTGGCCGCACACTCGAGGCCGCGGGGTTCCGTGTGGCCATCGTGCCCCAGCCCGACTGGCATGGCGACTATCGCGACTTTAAGAAGTTAGGACGACCTCGCCTTTTCTTCGGTATAGCCCCAGGTTGCATGGACTCAATGGTAAACAAGTACACCGCCGCTCGCCGTCTGCGTTCCGAGGATGCTTATAGCCCCGACGGTCGCCACGACATGCGTCCCGAGTACCCTACCATCGTTTACGCCAAAATCCTTAAGGAACTGTATCCCGATGTACCCGTAGTACTGGGCGGTATTGAGGCCTCGCTGCGCCGCTTGAGTCATTACGATTACTGGAGCGACAGCCTGAAGAAGTGTCTGCTGTGCTATTCGCCTGCCGATATGATTACCTACGGCATGGGCGAGAAAGTTACTATCGAGTTGGCACGCCGACTGGCTGCCGGCGAGAACATTCGCGATATTCGTGACCTGCCGCAAACCGTTTATCTATCGCGCAAGGAGGATATCCTGGGCGGCATTACCGATCGCGACATTGTGCTGCATTCACACGAGGAGTGCCTCAAAAACAAAAAGGCTCAGGCTGAGAACTTTAAGAATGTAGAGGAGCAATCTAACATGATGCACGCCCAGCGCCTGCTGCAGGGCGTTGATGGCAGGTACGTGGTTATCAACCCGCCATATCCCCCGATGACTACCGAGGAGCTCGACGCATCGTTCGATTTGCCCTACACCCGCCAGCCACACCCAAAATATAAGGGCAAGCGCATTCCGGCTTACGATATGATTAAGTTCAGCGTAAACATCCATCGCGGTTGTTTTGGCGGATGCGCCTTCTGTACTATTTCGGCTCACCAGGGCAAATTTATAACCTGCCGTTCAAAAGAGAGTATTCTTCGTGAGGTAAAACAGGTTATCCAGATGCCCGACTTTAAGGGTAATCTTTCAGACTTGGGTGGTCCATCGGCCAATATGTACGGCATGAGTGGACGCAACAAGAATGCCTGCGAAAAGTGCCGTCGCCCATCATGTGTGCACCCGCAGATATGCCCTAACCTCAATACCGATCATTCTAAGTTGCTTGATATCTATCGCTCTGTAGATGCCCTTCCAGGCATCAAGCACAGCTATATAGGCAGTGGTGTTCGCTACGACCTATTATTATATAAGAGTAAGGACGAGGCCAGCAACAAGGCCGCTATGGAGTACACCCGCGAACTGATTACCCGTCATGTGTCAGGACGTCTGAAGGTAGCCCCTGAGCACACCAGCGACCGTGTTCTCTATCTCATGCGCAAGCCCTCATTCCAGCAGTTCTACGAGTTTAAGCGCATCTTCGATCGTATTAATCGCGAGGAGGGACTTCGCCAGCAAATCATCCCTTACTTCATCTCGAGCCATCCAGGTTGTCAGGAGGAGGATATGGCCGAGTTGGCTGTGATAACCAAGGGGCTTGATTTTCATCTCGAACAGGTGCAGGACTTTACGCCAACGCCACTTACCAATGCCACTGAAACGTGGTACACAGGCTACGATCCTTATACGCTACAACCCGTGTTTAGCGCCAAAACTCCAAAGGACAAGTTGGCGCAGCGTCAGTTCTTCTTCTGGTACAAGCCCGAAGAACGTCGTGGCATCGAGCAGTCGTTACGCCGCATTGGCCGTTCTGACTTGATTGCAAAGCTGTATAGCGGCATGCCACCATCACAAGGCAACAACTATCGTCCGTATAGCGATAAGCGTCCGTATGGCGAACAACGCGCTTCAGCAAGTAATAAGCCCAAATCGTATAATCCAAATTTTAACAATGATAATTCTCGAGCAAAGCATCATAGCGAAAGACCCCAAGAGGAAAAGCGAGGACGGAATCGTCGTCACTGA
- the rfbD gene encoding dTDP-4-dehydrorhamnose reductase, translating into MNILVTGCNGQLGNEMQLLEKENPQHTYFNTDVQELDITDQAAINAFVEEHHIDGIVNCAAYTAVDKAEENEALCQLLNAEAPAFLAHAVGQRGGWMIQISTDYVFDGTNCTPYTEEEDTCPNSVYGKTKLVGEFNVQKLCQQSMIIRTAWLYSTFGNNFVKTMLRLGKEKPELGVIFDQIGTPTYARDLAVAIFAAINQGVKPGIYHFSNEGVISWYDFTKAIHRIAGITTCRVRPLHTSEYPTPAARPHYSVLDKTKIKNTYNIEIPYWEDSLAECIKKL; encoded by the coding sequence ATGAACATACTTGTAACAGGATGCAACGGTCAGTTAGGCAACGAAATGCAGTTGCTGGAGAAAGAGAACCCGCAACACACCTATTTTAATACTGACGTGCAGGAGCTGGACATCACCGACCAGGCAGCTATCAATGCTTTTGTAGAGGAACATCACATTGACGGCATCGTTAACTGTGCCGCCTATACCGCTGTTGACAAAGCCGAGGAAAACGAGGCATTGTGTCAACTTCTCAATGCCGAGGCACCTGCTTTCCTGGCTCATGCCGTTGGCCAGCGTGGCGGATGGATGATTCAGATTTCTACCGACTATGTGTTCGACGGTACTAACTGCACCCCTTATACCGAGGAGGAAGACACCTGTCCAAACAGTGTTTACGGAAAGACAAAGTTGGTGGGCGAGTTCAATGTGCAGAAACTGTGTCAGCAGTCCATGATTATCCGCACGGCATGGCTTTACTCTACATTTGGCAATAACTTTGTGAAGACCATGCTTCGCTTAGGCAAAGAGAAACCTGAACTGGGTGTTATCTTTGACCAAATAGGTACGCCTACGTATGCACGCGATTTGGCAGTAGCTATCTTTGCAGCCATCAATCAGGGCGTGAAGCCAGGCATCTATCATTTCTCTAACGAAGGTGTCATCTCATGGTACGACTTCACCAAGGCTATCCATCGCATCGCAGGCATCACCACCTGCAGAGTGCGCCCCTTGCATACCTCTGAATACCCCACACCCGCAGCACGTCCTCATTACAGCGTGCTCGATAAGACGAAGATAAAGAATACATACAACATAGAGATACCTTATTGGGAAGATTCCCTTGCAGAATGTATTAAGAAATTATGA
- a CDS encoding 1-acyl-sn-glycerol-3-phosphate acyltransferase: MWKKFCNWLLFKKMGWTAEVTEEHPEKYIICLAPHTSNWDFLIGQLYNGAKGLGSNFLMKKEWFFWPLGPLFKSMGGIPVYRQKHTSMTDSMAETAKQAKIFHLCITPEGTRARVEEWKKGFYFIALKAEIPILLYGLDYEKKHIQCTKTIRPTGDLEADMREIKLYFKDFKGKRPELFTIGNV; encoded by the coding sequence ATGTGGAAGAAATTTTGTAACTGGTTATTATTTAAGAAAATGGGGTGGACTGCTGAAGTAACAGAAGAACACCCTGAGAAATATATTATCTGTCTGGCTCCGCACACCAGCAACTGGGACTTTCTGATAGGTCAACTGTATAATGGCGCAAAAGGGCTGGGCAGTAACTTTTTAATGAAAAAGGAATGGTTCTTCTGGCCATTGGGACCACTGTTCAAAAGCATGGGTGGCATACCCGTGTATCGCCAGAAGCACACCAGCATGACTGATTCTATGGCAGAGACGGCCAAGCAGGCTAAGATATTCCACCTTTGCATCACGCCCGAGGGAACAAGAGCACGTGTGGAGGAATGGAAGAAGGGCTTTTATTTCATAGCCCTGAAAGCTGAGATACCTATTCTGCTGTATGGATTAGACTATGAGAAGAAACACATTCAGTGCACCAAGACCATTAGGCCAACTGGTGACCTAGAGGCCGACATGCGTGAGATTAAACTATACTTCAAAGATTTCAAGGGCAAGCGGCCTGAATTGTTTACTATTGGTAATGTGTAG
- a CDS encoding LysE family translocator — protein sequence MTFYVNTIPNLLDIVFKGLLIGIIASAPMGPVGVLCVQRTLNKGRWYGFVTGCGAALSDIIYAGITGLGMGMVVDLVSNETNRFYLQIAGSLMLLAFGIFTYRTDPTKRIRKPGQKKGTLTHNGITAFFVTLSNPLIIFLFMALYAQFSFGLQPERPIELVAGFTSIVGGALLWWWGLTWLVDKIRLKFDNNGIRLINQIIGMVVMLGSVIILLTTLFSLHLYNIF from the coding sequence ATGACATTCTACGTAAACACGATACCCAATTTATTGGATATAGTCTTCAAAGGACTGTTAATTGGCATCATCGCTTCTGCACCTATGGGACCCGTTGGTGTACTTTGCGTTCAACGTACACTGAACAAAGGACGTTGGTATGGCTTCGTCACGGGCTGTGGCGCTGCCTTGAGCGATATTATATACGCTGGTATCACGGGATTGGGCATGGGTATGGTAGTAGATTTGGTAAGCAATGAGACCAATCGTTTCTATCTCCAGATAGCCGGTAGCCTGATGCTTCTGGCCTTTGGAATCTTCACTTATCGCACAGACCCCACTAAGCGCATACGAAAGCCTGGACAGAAGAAAGGCACGCTGACCCATAACGGCATCACAGCCTTCTTTGTCACATTAAGCAATCCGCTGATTATCTTCCTCTTTATGGCTTTGTATGCCCAGTTCTCATTTGGTCTTCAACCCGAAAGGCCTATTGAACTGGTTGCCGGTTTCACCAGCATCGTTGGCGGTGCCCTGCTTTGGTGGTGGGGCCTCACGTGGCTGGTTGACAAGATCCGCCTGAAGTTCGATAATAACGGTATTCGCCTCATTAATCAGATTATCGGCATGGTGGTTATGCTGGGCAGTGTTATCATCTTACTCACTACGCTGTTCAGCCTTCATCTCTATAATATTTTCTAG